From one Melopsittacus undulatus isolate bMelUnd1 chromosome 16, bMelUnd1.mat.Z, whole genome shotgun sequence genomic stretch:
- the PRICKLE4 gene encoding prickle-like protein 4 — translation MSLPSTAWPQRDEPPPCGTTTTSLPLASSDSDSGCALEEYPEPPTEPAPPEVPPCSSTLAPHPSSPTDSIQLRTRALLQQLPPQDCDERYCPDLAEEERRQLRAFSARRRREALGQGLACPVPGPCHGCPCKKCGRRLNKGDPGVSASRLGDQFWHPSCFSCHFCHQPLVDLIYFQQDGRIYCGRHHAELFRPRCASCDQLIFMEECIEAEGRRWHLEHFCCLECDAPLCGQRYVMQSGRPCCRGCFESLFAEPCQACGDPIGTDPHPPPPGGGEGWTLTRGCRQSLPLSPACPPGADSEEATHQGLHWHARAACFCCSRCRKPLRGQPLTAHRGRLFCSESCRLRQDRPSESCSLRQDRPSESCSLRQDRPSESCSLRQDRPSSAADSAPSPDSTPLSRASPAGRTGGCRQRVEGAEAPSDLAPLHPAFRSQEGCGAAGKERSSNAVHTGMLGPAAGHPSASQPSTEGPNEPRALGHPAVGGSDSTAPAGNGNTSFQAATSPAQHSPQPEDSDLQDITEEDDSWCPTCSSSSDTDSEEEGFFFGKPIPKPGMSSLGREPPERARGRTAKPWGSSKHCSVS, via the exons ATGTCCCTGCCCAGCACCGCATGGCCCCAGCGCGATGAGCCCCCTCCCTGcggcaccaccaccaccagcctCCCGCTGGCCTCATCCGACAGCGACTCCGGCTGTGCCCTGGAAGAGTATCCGGAGCCCCCCACGGAGCCTGCACCCCCCGAG GTCCCGCCGTGCTCCAGCACCCTCGCTCCGCATCCCTCCTCACCCACTGACAGCATCCAGCTCCGCACCAgagccctcctgcagcagctgcccccTCAGGACTGCGAT GAGCGGTACTGCCCCGACCTCGCcgaggaggagaggaggcagcTCCGAGCCTTCAGTGCCCGACGGAGACGTGAGGCATTGGGGCAGGGGCTGGCGTGTCCTGTGCCGGGTCCCTGCCATGGCTGTCCCTGCAAGAAG TGCGGCCGGAGGCTGAACAAGGGGGACCCTGGGGTCTCAGCATCGCGCCTCGGGGACCAGTTCTGGCACCCgtcctgcttctcctgccacttCTGCCACCAGCCCCTGGTGGACCTCATCTACTTCCAGCAGGATGGGAGGATCTACTGCGGCCGGCACCACGCTGAGCTCTTTCGGCCCCGCTGTGCCTCCTGTGACCAG CTGATCTTCATGGAGGAATGCATCGAGGCCGAGGGCCGGCGCTGGCACTTGGAGCACTTCTGCTGCCTGGAGTGCGATGCTCCCCTGTGTGGGCAGCGCTACGTGATGCAGAGCGGCCGCCCCTGCTGCCGTGGATGCTTCGAGAGCCTCTTTGCTGAGCCCTGCCAGGCCTGCGGGGACCCCATCGGTACAGAcccacaccccccacccccagg ggggggggaaggatggACTCTGACACGGGGCTGCCGGCAGAGCCTCCCCCTCAGCCCTGCTTGCCCCCCAGGTGCTGACAGTGAGGAGGCCACGCACCAGGGGCTGCACTGGCACGCTCGGGCcgcctgcttctgctgcagccgCTGCCGCAAGCCCCTGCGGGGACAGCCGCTGACCGCGCACCGCGGCCGGCTCTTCTGCTCCGAGAGCTGCCGCCTGCGGCAGGACAGACCCTCCGAGAGCTGCAGCCTGCGGCAGGACAGACCCTCCGAGAGCTGCAGCCTGCGGCAGGACAGACCCTCCGAGAGCTGCAGCCTGCGGCAGGACAGACCCTCCAGCGCCGCAGACTCGGCTCCATCCCCGGACTCGACGCCCCTGTCCCGAGCCAGCCCCGCAGGCAGGACCGGTGGCTGCAGGCAGCGGGTGGAAGGGGCTG agGCTCCTTCAGATCTGGCCCCTCTGCATCCTGCATTTAGGAGTCAGGAGGGCTGTGGAGCAGCGGGTAAGGAGCGGAGCAGCAACGCTgtgcacacagggatgctgggaccAGCGGCCGGACACCCCTCTGCCTCCCAGCCCAGTACAGAGGGTCCCAATGAGCCCAGAGCCTTGGGACACCCAGCTGTGGGGGGCTCTGattccacagctcctgcaggcaATGGAAACACATCCTTCCAAGCGGCCACAtcccctgcacagcacagcccacAGCCAGAGGACAGCGACTTGCAGGACATCACAGAGGAGGATGACTCCTGGTGTCCCACCTGCTCTTCATCTTCAGACACGGACTCAGAGGAAGAGGGTTTCTTCTTCGGGAAGCCCATTCCCAAGCCCGGGATGAGCTCCCTGGGCAGGGAGCCCCCAGAGAGGGCCAGGGGCAGGACGGCAAAGCCTTGGGGCAGCAGCAAGC
- the FRS3 gene encoding fibroblast growth factor receptor substrate 3 translates to MGSCCSCLCRDSIPDNHPTKFEVTNVDDEGNELGSGIMELTQMELILHTHKRDAVRWPYLCLRRYGYDSNLFSFESGRRCQTGQGIFAFKCSRAEEIFNLLQDLMQCNSINVVEEPVVITRNSHPTEQELSRTPQAPNSLGYTVPGFPNGFHSYSGETLPFSAAHHPSVSSLKHSSVGEDSTHALIGPDEQSHTYVNTANGDQELRGRHCMHSLPEVHPPFPHRNRSCSLEDRNPQVFLQPGEVKFVLGPTSTCRRACRHHRECRTHFCPPNNNNNECEEECPSPQCVYENVNGLLPPSTSSLCRGGRLKLPREDSGCSHRRTGLLHYENLPSLPPVWECQPLPRGEEDAGDVLTPSPSGYSEAGEEDPLQNYMNSEGTGLHRGQRRSSFLPKPRRSCLPNVFSFDFPRPCPEQPRQLNYIQVELEAEPHKGHQNSPASRVPAPASPDTRRTDSYAVIDLKKTAAMSSLQRALPRDDGTSRKTRHNSTDLPL, encoded by the exons atggggagctgctgcagttgtcTGTGCAGAGACAGCATCCCAGACAACCATCCCACCAAATTCGAG GTAACGAACGTGGACGATGAAGGTAACGAGCTGGGATCTGGGATTATGGAGCTGACACAGATGGAGCTCATCTTGCACACTCACAAGCGAGATGCTGTCAGGTGGCCCTACCTCTGCCTGCGCCGCTATGGCTACGACTCCAACCTCTTCTCCTTCGAGAGCGGCCGACGCTGCCAGACGGGGCAGG GGATTTTTGCCTTTAAGTGTTCCAGAGCTGAGGAGATCTTTAACCTGCTCCAGGACCTGATGCAGTGTAACAGCATCAACGTTGTGGAAGAGCCTGTTGTCATCACCAGGAACAGTCACCCTACCGAGCAGGAGCTCTCCAGGACCCCCCAGGCACCCAACA GTCTGGGTTACACTGTCCCAGGATTTCCTAATGGATTTCACAGCTACTCTGGAGAAACCCTACCATTCTCTGCAGCCCACCACCCCTCTGTGAGCAGCCTGAAGCATTCCTCTGTGGGTGAAGACTCGACTCATGCCCTTATAGGGCCTGATGAGCAG TCCCACACCTACGTCAACACGGCCAATGGTGATCAGGAGTTGAGGGGCCGACACTGTATGCACTCCTTGCCTGAAGTCCACCCTCCTTTCCCCCATAGGAACCGCAGCTGCTCCCTCGAAGACCGCAATCCCCAGGTCTTCCTGCAGCCAGGGGAGGTTAAGTTCGTGTTAGGTCCCACATCCACCTGCAGACGCGCCTGTCGGCACCACCGGGAGTGCAGGACACACTTCTGCccccccaacaacaacaacaacgaGTGCGAGGAGGAGTGTCCTTCGCCCCAGTGTGTCTATGAGAACGTCAATGGCCTGCtgccccccagcacctcctctCTCTGCCGAGGCGGGCGCTTGAAGCTGCCCCGGGAGGACTCGGGCTGCTCCCATCGCAGGACGGGGTTGCTGCACTATGAGAACTTGCCATCGCTGCCCCCGGTGTGGGAATGCCAACCCCTGCCGCGGGGCGAGGAGGATGCAGGTGATGTGCTGACACCTTCCCCCAGCGGCTACTCCGAGGCTGGTGAAGAAGATCCCCTCCAGAACTACATGAACTCGGAGGGGACGGGGCTGCACCGGGGCCAGCGGCGCAGCAGCTTCCTGCCCAAGCCTCGGCGCAGCTGCCTGCCCAACGTCTTCAGCTTCGACTTCCCCCGGCCCTGCCCGGAGCAGCCGCGCCAGCTCAACTACATCCAAGTGGAGCTGGAGGCTGAGCCCCACAAGGGCCATCAGAACTCCCCTGCCTCCCGTgtcccagctcctgccagcccTGACACCCGCCGGACGGACTCCTACGCGGTCATCGACCTAAAAAAGACAGCAGCCATGTCCAGTTTGCAACGGGCCCTGCCCAGAGATGATGGGACCTCACGGAAAACTCGGCATAACAGCACTGACCTGCCCTTGTGA